From Roseibium alexandrii DFL-11, the proteins below share one genomic window:
- a CDS encoding patatin-like phospholipase family protein — translation MRFLFVLAVSIVVASCAPNRPPALPTDYSDSVMPWGVVDIDADPPAVVLPGRRINSLPSSASVVKDLRRGRSGSYEYPVLSISGGGSHGAWGAGFLKGWSETGTRPDFRVVTAMSVGALLATPAFSRA, via the coding sequence ATGAGATTTTTGTTTGTGCTCGCGGTTTCAATTGTCGTTGCGTCCTGTGCTCCAAACCGGCCGCCTGCCCTACCCACAGATTATTCGGATTCGGTAATGCCGTGGGGTGTGGTTGATATCGATGCGGATCCGCCCGCTGTTGTTCTTCCTGGCCGGCGGATAAACAGCTTGCCAAGCAGCGCATCGGTTGTGAAGGATCTGCGGCGTGGCCGGTCAGGCTCGTATGAATATCCTGTTCTCTCGATTTCCGGCGGCGGATCCCACGGTGCCTGGGGCGCAGGCTTTCTGAAAGGTTGGTCTGAGACCGGGACGCGCCCTGATTTTCGGGTCGTGACAGCAATGTCGGTTGGCGCTCTCTTGGCAACACCTGCCTTTTCTCGGGCCTGA